The sequence GGACGCAGGAGGCGCCGGACTTCCGCCACGTCGGACGCCGGATCCGGCACGTGCTCGAGAACGTGGATCATCGTGACCACGTCGAAGGGAGGATCGAAAAGCCGGTCCTGAAGGACGCCCTGACGCACGTCGACCCCCAGCGCCGCCCGGAGGCGCTCCACACAGGCCCGATCGGGTTCCAGCCCGCAAAGTTCCCATCCCTCCCGGCGCAGGGGATAAAGCAAGGCGCCCCCGCCGCAGCCGACGTCCAGAAGGCGGAAAGGTCCTTTCGAACCCATCGCCCGCTGGATGCAGGCGCGCAGCCGACCGGCCTTGAAGCGATGCACGAGGCCGTCGGGATTTCCGTAGGGCCGGTAGTCCGCAGGATAGGCGTCGCCCAGATTGGGCGGGACGGGACGGGTAACCATCACCCCGCAGGACGGGCATCTCCAAACCGGGAACCGCCCCGGGGTACCGTGCAGGCGGTCGCGTCCGACCAGGATCCTCCGAAGCGTCCCGGCGCACCCCAGGGGGCACCGGAGGTCCAGGGGCTTGAACGCAGACTCCATGCGGCTCCTACGAGCGAAGAAAGGACCAGGAGCATCGCGCCGCCGCCCATGTAATGTTCGGTAAAAGAAATCGTCAAGAGGAACGCGACAGCGGCCGTCGCCGCCTTCGGCGCGGCTCCCCCCATGGGCCCGAGCTTCCAAGCTACCCACACCCAGAATCCGACCGTCAGGGCGCATCCGGCGATCCCCCCTTCAGAGAGAAAATGCGCGTACGAGTTGTGCGCGTGCGCGTCGCTGTGAACGACGCGCGCTCGGGTCACCACCCAGTAAAAAGGCTTCCGGCCGGACCCTTCACGCTCTTCGTCGTTGAACCGCCCCATCCCCTGTCCCACGAAAGGACTCGCCTTCCACTCGGCCGCGGCCCTCTTCCATTGCTGCAGCCTCAGCGTGTGCGTGTCTCCGGGGATCGCGAACTCGGCAAACCGTCGCACCAGCATGGGGCCCAGGAGCGCCGCATCCACGAGAAGCACGAGAACCGCCAGCGCCACCGCCTTGCCCGTCAGCCGCCGCCTCCGAATCGCCGCTCCGACCAGACACGCCAAACCCACCCCCAGCGCCAGAATCGATCCCCTGGACTTGGACAGCAGGACGCCCATCTGCAGCGGAACCGCCAGGAGCGCCCATCCCCACCAGGCCCGGGGCGTCGGCGCAAAGAGCGCCAGGGCGACCGCCGCCAGGGTGCAGAGCGCCAGCACGCTCCCGGCGGCGTTGTGAGCCCGGTAGAGCCCCACGAAGAACGGCAGATGCTCCGGCGTATTGCTGTCCACGAAAAGTACTCCGTACAAGTCGCGCCCCCCGTCCCGCAGGAAGACCGGCAAAGCCGCCGCGACGATGAGCCCCTGTGCGGCGCAGAAGGCTGCGAACACCCGGCTCGCCTGTCGCGCGTCGATCCGAACCCAGGACAGCACGAGAAGCGGCAGCAGGCTGAAAAAAATCTGGCCGTCCCGCCGATGGAACTCGTACGAAAAGAAGTGGGACCAGGACTCGCCGGTGAGCGCGTAGCTCGCGATCCAGTACGCCCAGACGAGTCCGACCCCGACCTCCAGCCTCGGCCGCGGCGGCGCCCGGCGCACACGCGCGATCCCGGCCGTGACCGCGGCCGCTCCCCAAGCCGCGACGGTCAAGACCGGCAGTCTATTGGTGATCAGCGAGAGAAAACCCAGCGCCGCAAAGCCCGCCGCAGCACGATCATAAACTCCCCGAACCTCCACACGGTCCGAAGGAAACGGCTCGTGCGCCGAGCGGACGCGACCCATGATCTCCCCTCCCCTCTCCGGGGGCGGGAAGATAGAGCCGCAGGACGAATATTCGTTACGTGCCAGCCGGGATTTCCGTAACGGAAACCGCAATAACGCAAGGCATGCTTCTCCTCGCCGCGTTTCCCCCTTCGCGGTAGAATGCCGGCCCTGTGAAACGCCTCGCCACGGATCTGCCCGGCGTGTGGATCCTCGAACCCCGGATCTTCGAGGACTCCCGGGGCCACTTCTTCGAAGCCTTCAACGCCCGCACGCTCGCCGCGCTCGGGCTGGAGCGCCGCTTCGTCCAGGACAACGAATCCTTCAGCCGGCGCGGCGTCCTGCGCGGGCTCCACTATCAGCTCGGCCGCCCTCAGGCCAAACTCGTCCGCGCCGTGCGGGGCGAAGTCTTCGACGTGGCCGTGGACGTGCGCCGCGGAAGCCCCACCTTCGGCCGATGGACCGGAACCGTCCTCTCGGAAGACAACCGCCGGCAGGTCTTCATCCCCGAAGGATTCGCCCACGGCTTCTACGTCCTGAGCCCGACCGCCGTGGTCCTCTACAAGTGCTCGGATTTCTACGCCCCCGAGGAGGAGCGCGGCATCGCCTGGAACGATCCGAAGATCGCGATCGCCTGGCCGATCCCGCCGGACGCCCCGCCTTCGCTTTCCGCCCGCGACGCCGCCTTCCCCGCGCTGGCCGGCGTGCGCCCCGAAGATTTGCCTTCCTATTCCGGCTGATCGCCCTCCGCGCGCCTCCGCCGCGGAAGCAGCCACCCCAGCTCCTCCCGGCAAAAAACGCCCGCCAGGGCTGCGAAAACCGCCCCGCCCGCGACGACGCGCAGCAGCACGTGCGGCGTCCAGCTCCATACGACGAACGCCATCCCCCCCGCCGCCAGCGACGCGCGCAAGGCGCACCCGAAAACGCCTCCGAGATCGGGCCGGCCGATCGCCCGGGCGAGGAGTCCCACAAGCACCGCCTCCGACGCCGCCGTCCCGGCCGAAACAGCCAGCGTCAGCCCCGCCACCCCCAGGGGGCCCGAAAGAGCCGCCGCGACCCCGATCGTGACCCCGACGCCCACCATGCCGGACGCGAGAATCGGTCCCGTGCGGCGCAGCGCGTAGAACGCCTGATGCAGCACCGTATAGCCCGCAAAGAGAAGCACCGGCGCGTACCCTCGCAGCGCCCGCGCCGTCTCCGCCGTGTCGCCGCCGCCGAAGCGACCCCGCTCCAGAAGCAACGCCACCAGCGGCTCCGCCACGAGGGCCAGCCCCACCGCCGCCGGCAGACCCAGGAGCACCGAGAGCCGCAACCCCTTCGCCACCGTGCGGCGCATTCCGTCCCGATCCCCCGCCGCGGCGCCCGCCGCCAGCCCGGGAAGAAGAACCGTTCCCAGCGAAAGAGCGAAAACGTCAATCGGCGCGGCCACGATCCGCTCCGCGTACGTCAGATACGATACCGCCCCCTCCGCCCCGATCCTCGAGGCGAACGACCTCAGAACCGCCGCATGAGCCGCCGCCAGGAGCCCTCCCAGAAGCACGGGCCCCAGCATGCCCACCGCCTCCTTCAGCCCCGGATGAAGCCACGCCCCCGACCCGCGACGCCGCCTCCGGAAATAGCCGGGCGCCAGAAGCAGAATCTTCGCTCCGTGGCCGGCCACCATCCCGCCCACGAGCAGGAACGCTCCCTTTTCCGGCGGCCCCGCCAGAAGCACCGCCGACGCCGTCGCGTTGGTCACGAAGGAATCCAGCGACGGGACGACGAGCGATCCCCGCGCCTGCACGATCCCCTTGAGCACCGCCGCCACCGAGGCGAAGAACACGATGAGAAACGCCCCCTGCATGAAGCCCGACATCCGGCGCACGTCGTCCGGCGGGAAGCCTTCCCCGATGACCGATGCAAGCCACGGACTGACCGCCATCCCGAGCAACGTCGCCGCCCCGCCCGCCAGCGCCGCCCCCCGAACCGCCGCCCCCGCGAAACGCCACGCCTCAGTTTCCCCCTGCCGAACCTCCAGGTTCTTGAAGATCGAAAGAAAAACCGGAGGAAAGTAAATCGATATGGCCGCCATCAGCGCGCCGGGCACCACGAGCGCGGCGAAAGCGACGTCCGTCGCGCGGTCGCTTCCCAGCCGCTGGGCCGTCACGATCGTCCAGGCGACCGCCGCGCCGATCCCGAGCGTCCGGGCCAGGACCACTCCCGCCGCCGAAAGGCGAAGGCTCATCGCGCCGGCCGCACGTAGACCTTCCACAGGCCGGGCCGCGGCGGATCGGGGAAAACCACCGGCGGTCCCGCCCCCGCCTCTTCCTCAAGGCGGGAAAGATAGGGCAGCTTTCCGGACGCCAAATCCTTGTCGAGATAGACGTAGTACTCCGGCGCCCCTCCGGAGCGCAACGCCGCCGGGTCCCGAGGATAGGTCAGAACCTTTCGCCCGACGAAGAAGCCGACCTTGTCGGTCGTGCTCATGACGCGGGTCGCCCCCCGTTTCCGCAGCCACGCGCCCGCCTCCCGCAGGGCCGCCTCCTCCATTCGATGGGCCCTCAGGTGGCGCACGTACGGAGCCACGGCGACAAGGATCACAAGCACCCCCGCCCAGGGCGCCCATCGCACCTGCGGCCGGCGCCGCTCGGCGTACCGCACGACTCCCAGAATCCCCAACGCGGCCAGAACGAAAAGAAGATTCATGCTCGGCACGACGTACCGGTAGCTCCAGTACGGGTGGCTCCGCAGCGACCAGAGAAGCCCTCCCAGGTACGCCGCCGGAAGGCTGAAGTAAAAAAGCGGACCCCACAGGCCCCGCCCGCGGAGCTGCGCCAGACCCAGGAGGAGAAACGGGACCGTCACCCCCGAGGTCACCCGAAGGACGGATTCCGCGAACCGCCCATAACGGGCCGCCACCGAGCCCACGGGTTCCTCCGGAACGCCCCCCGCCTCACCGGCCGGAACGGGCGCCAGCCCCGCGTTCCGAACCGAACCTTTGGCCGAAAGCGCCCACGCCCCCGTCTCGTGCCGGACCCAGAGGAGGAAGGGAAACGCCAGGAGCGCGGCCGCCGCGAGAGCGAGCGCCGCCCCGCCCAGCCGCGCGACCGCCCGGTCGCGCGCCCGCACCCATTCCGCCACGGGCCACAGCGTCACGAACGCGACGGCGAGAATCCCTTCCGGACGGGTCAGGTATGCGGCCGACGCGGAAAGCCCCGCGAGAATCGAGCGCTCGACGGACGGGTCCTCGAGGCCCTTGCGGCACAGCCAGGCCGCCCCCAGGAGAAAGAACGTGAAGGTCCCCTCGGTCATCACGTCCGCGTGCAGTTCGACCGTATGGGGCTGGAAGCAATAGAAAAGTCCCGTCAGGAACGCCGCCGGGCGGCCGAACGTCGAGGAGACGAGGAAGTAAAGCGGCGCCGCGGCGGCGGATCCCAGGACCATGGAGACCCAGAAGCCGGCCGGCTCCACGCCGCCCGCCAGAGGAGCCGCGGCCGCCACAAGGAGCGGATAGAGGGGATGGTAGGTGATCGCCAGGGCTTCCTGGAACCGCCCCTCCCCCATCCACTGCGCCATGAGGAGAAACTGGGCGCTGTCGGTCCCGAAGATTCCGGTCCCGAGATAGGCGACCAGCCGGGCCAGGAAAGCGCCGGCGACAAGAAGCGCCGCCGCGCGGGGCTCGGACATGGGGCCCAGTTTATAGCCCCGCGAAGCCGAATCAAAACCTTTCGCGGCTCCCGTCTCCCGGAACGCATCGCCGCTCGCCGCAGGCGTACGTCGAGCACTGTCCGTTGAACTCCCAGCAGTCCCGATGATGGGGCGTCTTGCAGCGCCGGCAGGCCACGCGCGCCTCCGGCGCGACCGCGGCGCCGCAGACGCGGCAGAGGGGCTCCGCCGGCGGCCCCGGATCCTCCAGGATCTCGATCCCGCTGAGCCGCTGCCAGAAGAAGAAAACGCGGTCGTAGACGACGCCCGCGAGATCGGCGAAGGCGTCCAGGCCCGCCGCCGCCTCGAGCGCCCCCGCCTTGCGCACCAGGAGCCGCGCCGGAGTGAGCGACACGAGCGCGGGTCCGGGCGGCCCCAGGCCGCGGAGCGCCTCCAGCGTCTGACGGACCCGGCCGTCCAGAAATTCCCGCGCGAAGGCGGCGTCGTCGGCGCGGACGATCCAGCGCGCGTGAAACGCAGAGTCCTCCACGCGAACGTCCTCTTCGCGGCCTGCGTCCGGACCGTCCGGCCGGGAACCTCGCGGAAAGATCTCCAGGCGCCGTTCCCAGCCCTGGGGCACCGTGAAGGCGATCTGGGTGTGGGCCCCGTCTCCGGACGCTTCGTACAGGGAAAGGATCGCCCGTGCCGCGCCGTGGACGAAGGCGACCCGCGGAGCCTCGAACAGAGGCCGGTCCGCGAGGTCCCCCCCTCGGCGTTCGGCGAAGGCGCGGAACGCTTCGCGAAGACGCCCGAGATCCTGCACGCCGAGCGCGCGGCGCGCGGCCCGCCCGCGGGACGCCCCCGCCTCGGCCTCGTCGGCCCCCCCGAGGAGGCCGAAGGCGGCTTTCCAGAACCACGCGGCCCCGTACGCCGCCAGCAGGACGGTCGCCACGAAGACCAGTTCCATCCGCGCGGCCCTCCGCGCCCGGCTCAGGCCTCGATCATCATCGTGTCTCCGGTCCCCGCATCGTCGAGGACGAGGGGATGGATCTCGAGCTTGCCCGTCCGCGGGTGGGTCTTGCCCACGAGCAGCAGCCGGGCCCCGCAGTGGGGGCACTTCCCGCGCTTGTCCACCATGCGCGGCGCGGCGGCCAGGCGCCGTCCGCAGGGACATCCGAACGAGATCTTGACCGGGGGCTCGGCGATTTCCTTGAAATGGTCCTCGATCCGGAACTCGTCCATCATGAAGGTGCCGCCGCTGTGCGGGTCCGCGTCCTCCATGACCATCGGGCGGATTTCCAGACGGCCGCCGGGCCCCTTCTTGCCGGCCAGAAGGAGCCGCCGGGCGCACCGGGGGCACACGCCGTGTCCGTCCACGCGCGCCGCGGGCACGCGCAGCGCGGCGCCGCACGGGCACTGGCAGCGAAGGACCCCGGGCGGCAGCGGACGTTCGGGCTTGGATCGAGGCTTCCTCATCGCTTCATCCAGGATAACGGTTGACACGCTTTCGACGCCACCCCTATAGTAACTTACTCCATGCAACCCGACCGCGAGAATTCCGGCCCGCGCCCCGCCCGCGACGTCTTTGCGGAACTCCTCTCGGAATGGCGGGAGCTGGCGCGGCGTCTCCTGAAGGAGGCCGAGGACTACACCCGCGAGAAGCCCGCCGCGGGCCTGGCGGCCGCCTTCCTGGCGGGCCTTCTGGCCGGGACGCTCTTCCGGAGGCGCTGATGCCCGGTCCTCCTCCCTCCGAGCGGTCCTTTCTGGAGGACCTGGCCTGCCGCACCGGCGCGTTCTTCCGCGAACAGGTCTCCGGCCTCCTGCGCCGGCCGCTCGAGGACGCGGCGCGGCGGGCCTTCGCCGGGCTGGTCCGCGCGCTGGTCGCGGCGGCGCTTCTGGGAGCCGGGGCGATCTTCCTCCTGGTCGCGGGGCTCGAAGGGATGAAGGCCGCGGGCGTCGCCCCCTGGGCGGCTCACCTGGGGGTGGGCGCAGCCGCCGTCCTGGCGGGACTGGCGGTCCTTCTGTCCGGCTCCTCCAGATCCTGATCCGCCCGCTACCTTCCGCGCGTCTCCGGCGTTCCCCACACTTCCGCGAGATGCCGGCTCACCTCCCGAATCTTGGAAGGAGCGTCCGGGTCGTACACGTAGACCCGATTCTCCAGCTCCGGAAGATCCGCGCCGAACAGCTCCCCCAGCAGGATCCGGAACGTGTTGACCGGCGTAAGGTCCGGCGACAGCCGCCGCTTCACCCCGTCGGGGACCCGAAGGGCGTTGAGGATCGGCCCCCGCTGCTCGACGCGGGCCAGTAGCCCCGGAAGCCCCTCGGGAAGCCGCATGCCCGGGCGCACCCATCCATGGTCCCCCTGCAGGACGATGATCGGAGGCGAAGCGCTCGACCGGAGAAGATGGTCCACCAGCTCCAGAAGCCGGCCGTTGAGAAACTCCATTTGCCCGAGGTACCCGTCCGGCCCCTGCTCCTTCTCCCTCAGGGTGATGGGCACGTCCCGGCGGACGTTTCCGTGTCGATCGAAGACGAACGGGGGATGGGGCATGAGAAAATGGGCGAAGAAGAACAGCGGCTTCCGGAGCGACGGCCCCCGCCGGACCGATTCCAGGGCGAACCGGTGCTCCTCCGCCGCGTGGGGTTCCCACAGCCGCGCCAGGCTCGTGCGGATCATTTCCTGCGCGAATTCGCTCTGAAGGATCCGCGACCGGAAGCGGAAGCCGACGTCGGCGGTCTCCGATTCTTCCGTGACGAAATGGTGGGTGAGCGTCGTGGCGTACGTGTAGCCCCGGCCCTTGAGAAACCGGCTCACCCGGTTTCCCCGAACCAGAGCGATGAACGGACGCCGGTCCTCCCGCTCCTCGGCGCGCACCACCCACGATTTGTCCAGGTAGTCCATGCTGAGCGAGGAGGCGATCGACAGGTACGTCCAGGAGGGATAGTTCGCGCAGCTCCGATCCGCCACGAAAAAGCCGCGCTCCCGCAGAGCGTCGAGAAAAGGAGCGTTGTCGTACCCGTAGTGGGTCCGAAGCACGTCCGCCCGGGCGTATCCGTCCGCGATGATGTAGTAGATATCCGGGCGCTCCTCCCTTTCGGGCGGCCTGGAGATCCCGATGGGCCGCGCCGCGAAAGCCCGCGCCTCCTCCACCGCCCGCGTCGCCTGCGCGTCTTCCCGTCGCGCCAGCCGGAACGTCAGCTGAACCGCCGCAAAGGCGCACAGCAGGCCCACCGTCATGCCCGTGGCCCCCAGAGCCCGCGTCCAATCCCTCCGCGAGCGCGCCAGAACGAGGATCCCCGTCCCGCCGATCGCCAGCCAGACCGCGCCCACGACGAGGTAAATGGTTTTCAAGCTCGTCGAGAACCCCTTCCGCCACGCCCAGCCGCACGCGTGGCCGTACAGGAAGAAGAGGATCAGGACGAGCGTGGCGGCCGCCGTGGCCCGCGGCACGTTCCGAAACGCCGCCAGCGCCGCCCCCAGGACCGCGGCCGCCAGCGCCACGGACGCGCCGATCACTCCGAGCGCCACCCCGGCGGAGGCGTCGTCCACGTTGCGGACCCAGAGATAAAGAGGGGCGTAGAGCCCCACGAGCAGCGGAATCGCCGGCAGCAGGCGTTTCGTCATGAGCGCGTCCGTTTCAAGAGGTAGAGCGTTCGACAGGTCCCCTGAATCGGAACCCTCCGCTCGATCGCGAAACGCCGGGCGACGGCGCGCTCGAACCCGTCCCGGTGGTAGTCCGGAAAAACGTCGTCCCTCGTCGCGAGCATCCGCTTCACCTGACTGTCTTCCTTGGGCACGAACTCCACGATGGCCGCCCGCCCGAGATCGGCCAGGAAGTCTCCGACGCGGGCCAGAGGCACATTGTTGCCGATCGCCAGATGATGCACCAGGCCGAGCGCCAGAATGAGATCCACCGCTCCCGCGCGATCCGCGAACGAAAGCCGTTCCCCGTTCGCCCACCCGAGCGCCGGACTCGGGTTGGTCAGGTCGACCCAGAGAGGCAGAAGGTTGCGGATCCCGGAGCGCCGGACCTCGGCATAAGTCTCCTCGACGCACGACGGATCGACGTCCCAGGCGACGGTCAGAGCTCCGCGCGCGGCGGCGATGCGGCTGAAGCGGCCGGTATTGGCGCCCAGGTCCCAGACGACCGCCGGGTGGAGCGATTCCGTCATCTCGGCGACGAGACGCTCCTTTTCCGCCATCGCCTCCACCGAATAATTGTGCGTCGCCTCGTAGTAATCCGCCCACTCCGTGCCGCCGGCCCGCCACCGAAGGCCCTCCACGGCCGACTGCAGGCTCTCGACGAGGGCGGCCAGCGCGCGGGGGCTGATGCGCCCCTCGACGCGTTCCCGGGGAACGTCCCGGCGCGCGTAGCGGGCCACCGCCCGCGCCTGAAGATGAACGTGAAGAGCCAGGGAAAGGGAAAGCCACGTCCGGCGCGGCAAGAGCCGCGCGGCCAGGTCGAGCGGAACTCCGTCCAGATGCACCCGCAGGAGCTGTCCGAGCCGCACGTCCGTCCGGCTCATGAGCGCCAAAGGCGCCAGGAAGTGCTGGCAGAACTGCCGGTAGGCCACCCAAGGACGCCCTTCGGGGTAGGGCTCGAGAGAGAGCGTGTCGATCAGCACCGGCCGGCCGTCCGCGAACTGGATGTTGTAGGCGCTGGCGTCCTTGAGCCAGCATCCTTTCGCCAGGGCCCGCTTCTGGATCTCCAGCGTCGCCCGCGCGGCATCCTGAAGCTCCCCGAAGCACCACTCGTACGGATACGAAACGAAAGGCACTTCCCGGGGGCGGAGGATCTTGTAGGCGCCGTCCGTCGCCGCCTGCGACAGGGGCATCTCCTGGTGGGGAACGAGCAACCCGGCTGCGGTCAGTTCCTCGTAGAGGCCGCTCTGCATGAGCCGGTCATAGGCCTCCCGGCCGGCGGGCTGAACCTGGCGATAGAGGATTCCGTCGCGCCGGTAGACGAACCCGCACGGATCGCGGAACGAGGAAGCGACGGGAACGGCGGAGGGGGAAACGACCGAATTCATGAACTCATGGGGCGTTCGTGGAGGACTCCGACCGTTCCCCCGCGGGCGCTCCCGCCGGGACGTCCGCTTCGCCGCCGCGCCGGAGGGCGCGGGAAAACGGCCACGTCAGGATGCCCAGGATTCGACGCCCCGCGTTCCGGAAGAAGATCAGAACGCTCAGGAGGCCCGCCACGAAGATCTGAAAGAGCAAGGCTCCCGTCCCGGGATCGACGTACGCCAGGAACACCGACACGCTATCCCTCCCGAAGGCAACCTTGGCGAACCATTTTAGGATCGCCTCGTTCGCCGTCAACAGCTCCGTTGGCTCGTCCCGGGAAGACGGCGCGCGCCCCGGAAGAGAGCGGACGGCCCGGCGGGCGCTCAGCTTCCGAAGATGTCGTCCAGCTTGCCCTTGGCGGCCTGGCCGAACTCCTGGGAGATTTTCTCGCCTTC comes from Planctomycetota bacterium and encodes:
- a CDS encoding O-antigen ligase family protein; translated protein: MGRVRSAHEPFPSDRVEVRGVYDRAAAGFAALGFLSLITNRLPVLTVAAWGAAAVTAGIARVRRAPPRPRLEVGVGLVWAYWIASYALTGESWSHFFSYEFHRRDGQIFFSLLPLLVLSWVRIDARQASRVFAAFCAAQGLIVAAALPVFLRDGGRDLYGVLFVDSNTPEHLPFFVGLYRAHNAAGSVLALCTLAAVALALFAPTPRAWWGWALLAVPLQMGVLLSKSRGSILALGVGLACLVGAAIRRRRLTGKAVALAVLVLLVDAALLGPMLVRRFAEFAIPGDTHTLRLQQWKRAAAEWKASPFVGQGMGRFNDEEREGSGRKPFYWVVTRARVVHSDAHAHNSYAHFLSEGGIAGCALTVGFWVWVAWKLGPMGGAAPKAATAAVAFLLTISFTEHYMGGGAMLLVLSSLVGAAWSLRSSPWTSGAPWGAPGRFGGSWSDATACTVPRGGSRFGDARPAG
- a CDS encoding glycosyltransferase family 39 protein encodes the protein MSEPRAAALLVAGAFLARLVAYLGTGIFGTDSAQFLLMAQWMGEGRFQEALAITYHPLYPLLVAAAAPLAGGVEPAGFWVSMVLGSAAAAPLYFLVSSTFGRPAAFLTGLFYCFQPHTVELHADVMTEGTFTFFLLGAAWLCRKGLEDPSVERSILAGLSASAAYLTRPEGILAVAFVTLWPVAEWVRARDRAVARLGGAALALAAAALLAFPFLLWVRHETGAWALSAKGSVRNAGLAPVPAGEAGGVPEEPVGSVAARYGRFAESVLRVTSGVTVPFLLLGLAQLRGRGLWGPLFYFSLPAAYLGGLLWSLRSHPYWSYRYVVPSMNLLFVLAALGILGVVRYAERRRPQVRWAPWAGVLVILVAVAPYVRHLRAHRMEEAALREAGAWLRKRGATRVMSTTDKVGFFVGRKVLTYPRDPAALRSGGAPEYYVYLDKDLASGKLPYLSRLEEEAGAGPPVVFPDPPRPGLWKVYVRPAR
- the rfbC gene encoding dTDP-4-dehydrorhamnose 3,5-epimerase, translated to MKRLATDLPGVWILEPRIFEDSRGHFFEAFNARTLAALGLERRFVQDNESFSRRGVLRGLHYQLGRPQAKLVRAVRGEVFDVAVDVRRGSPTFGRWTGTVLSEDNRRQVFIPEGFAHGFYVLSPTAVVLYKCSDFYAPEEERGIAWNDPKIAIAWPIPPDAPPSLSARDAAFPALAGVRPEDLPSYSG
- a CDS encoding sulfatase-like hydrolase/transferase, whose translation is MTKRLLPAIPLLVGLYAPLYLWVRNVDDASAGVALGVIGASVALAAAVLGAALAAFRNVPRATAAATLVLILFFLYGHACGWAWRKGFSTSLKTIYLVVGAVWLAIGGTGILVLARSRRDWTRALGATGMTVGLLCAFAAVQLTFRLARREDAQATRAVEEARAFAARPIGISRPPEREERPDIYYIIADGYARADVLRTHYGYDNAPFLDALRERGFFVADRSCANYPSWTYLSIASSLSMDYLDKSWVVRAEEREDRRPFIALVRGNRVSRFLKGRGYTYATTLTHHFVTEESETADVGFRFRSRILQSEFAQEMIRTSLARLWEPHAAEEHRFALESVRRGPSLRKPLFFFAHFLMPHPPFVFDRHGNVRRDVPITLREKEQGPDGYLGQMEFLNGRLLELVDHLLRSSASPPIIVLQGDHGWVRPGMRLPEGLPGLLARVEQRGPILNALRVPDGVKRRLSPDLTPVNTFRILLGELFGADLPELENRVYVYDPDAPSKIREVSRHLAEVWGTPETRGR
- a CDS encoding SAM-dependent methyltransferase — protein: MNSVVSPSAVPVASSFRDPCGFVYRRDGILYRQVQPAGREAYDRLMQSGLYEELTAAGLLVPHQEMPLSQAATDGAYKILRPREVPFVSYPYEWCFGELQDAARATLEIQKRALAKGCWLKDASAYNIQFADGRPVLIDTLSLEPYPEGRPWVAYRQFCQHFLAPLALMSRTDVRLGQLLRVHLDGVPLDLAARLLPRRTWLSLSLALHVHLQARAVARYARRDVPRERVEGRISPRALAALVESLQSAVEGLRWRAGGTEWADYYEATHNYSVEAMAEKERLVAEMTESLHPAVVWDLGANTGRFSRIAAARGALTVAWDVDPSCVEETYAEVRRSGIRNLLPLWVDLTNPSPALGWANGERLSFADRAGAVDLILALGLVHHLAIGNNVPLARVGDFLADLGRAAIVEFVPKEDSQVKRMLATRDDVFPDYHRDGFERAVARRFAIERRVPIQGTCRTLYLLKRTRS
- a CDS encoding lipid II flippase MurJ — its product is MSLRLSAAGVVLARTLGIGAAVAWTIVTAQRLGSDRATDVAFAALVVPGALMAAISIYFPPVFLSIFKNLEVRQGETEAWRFAGAAVRGAALAGGAATLLGMAVSPWLASVIGEGFPPDDVRRMSGFMQGAFLIVFFASVAAVLKGIVQARGSLVVPSLDSFVTNATASAVLLAGPPEKGAFLLVGGMVAGHGAKILLLAPGYFRRRRRGSGAWLHPGLKEAVGMLGPVLLGGLLAAAHAAVLRSFASRIGAEGAVSYLTYAERIVAAPIDVFALSLGTVLLPGLAAGAAAGDRDGMRRTVAKGLRLSVLLGLPAAVGLALVAEPLVALLLERGRFGGGDTAETARALRGYAPVLLFAGYTVLHQAFYALRRTGPILASGMVGVGVTIGVAAALSGPLGVAGLTLAVSAGTAASEAVLVGLLARAIGRPDLGGVFGCALRASLAAGGMAFVVWSWTPHVLLRVVAGGAVFAALAGVFCREELGWLLPRRRRAEGDQPE
- a CDS encoding class I SAM-dependent methyltransferase translates to MVTRPVPPNLGDAYPADYRPYGNPDGLVHRFKAGRLRACIQRAMGSKGPFRLLDVGCGGGALLYPLRREGWELCGLEPDRACVERLRAALGVDVRQGVLQDRLFDPPFDVVTMIHVLEHVPDPASDVAEVRRLLRPGGAFIVEVPAADCYGFALLGERWPGLDLPRHLTHFTSAALGRLLERSGFRIRDVHRRPAPGFELAALHRSLIGRPLWAAALYPATWFVHRIFRGPVVRMIARRV
- a CDS encoding RING finger protein, whose protein sequence is MELVFVATVLLAAYGAAWFWKAAFGLLGGADEAEAGASRGRAARRALGVQDLGRLREAFRAFAERRGGDLADRPLFEAPRVAFVHGAARAILSLYEASGDGAHTQIAFTVPQGWERRLEIFPRGSRPDGPDAGREEDVRVEDSAFHARWIVRADDAAFAREFLDGRVRQTLEALRGLGPPGPALVSLTPARLLVRKAGALEAAAGLDAFADLAGVVYDRVFFFWQRLSGIEILEDPGPPAEPLCRVCGAAVAPEARVACRRCKTPHHRDCWEFNGQCSTYACGERRCVPGDGSRERF